Proteins from a single region of candidate division KSB1 bacterium:
- a CDS encoding 4a-hydroxytetrahydrobiopterin dehydratase, which produces MKLTDQAIKEQLAQLEGWSLEGKQIWKRFECKNFLSAVEFVNRLAKEAEDINHHPDILISNWNRVTIHLTTHSQGELTEIDFQLAKKIDKVFDTIT; this is translated from the coding sequence ATGAAATTAACCGATCAAGCTATCAAGGAACAACTTGCCCAACTAGAGGGCTGGTCGTTGGAAGGTAAACAAATTTGGAAGCGATTCGAATGTAAGAATTTTCTTAGTGCTGTCGAGTTTGTTAATCGATTGGCAAAAGAAGCGGAAGACATTAATCACCATCCGGATATTCTGATCAGTAATTGGAATCGCGTGACAATACACCTGACCACCCACAGCCAGGGGGAGCTGACTGAAATTGATTTTCAACTGGCAAAGAAAATTGATAAAGTTTTTGATACCATTACATAG
- a CDS encoding Smr/MutS family protein: protein MGFWQTIWQKKKYYPPIQKLDEAEPDLPDAIIVTDVLDLHGFFPEQIPEMLHEFIHNAQRLNLLTLRIIHGKGKSKLKWTVLRELEKHSQVQSFRDAPAELGGWGATLVYLKNN, encoded by the coding sequence ATGGGTTTTTGGCAGACGATCTGGCAAAAGAAAAAATATTATCCGCCGATACAAAAATTAGATGAAGCTGAACCGGATCTTCCCGATGCGATAATTGTAACGGATGTATTGGATTTACATGGATTTTTTCCAGAGCAAATCCCGGAGATGTTACATGAATTCATTCACAATGCACAGAGGTTAAACCTGCTAACGCTTCGAATCATTCATGGAAAAGGAAAAAGTAAATTAAAATGGACCGTTTTGCGAGAATTGGAAAAACATTCGCAAGTTCAATCTTTTCGCGATGCACCGGCCGAACTTGGCGGCTGGGGAGCAACGTTGGTGTATTTAAAAAATAATTAA
- a CDS encoding serine hydrolase codes for MKVKKYFYFLVTAVLFFSTKNTLPQSLPVAKPAEVEMSAERLEKADPVIEHAIKEGYIPGAVLLVARKGKVVLRKAYGYAQLTPTKKKMKPEMIFDLASITKPMATATSIMILVENGKIRLQDHVTEFVPDFTAYRATDGASNNSSRLYHLMTHTSGLPPYYNADSLQIKYGYVCSIDSAATFMGTLNKSNAPGDEFHYSCLGFITQAKIIKQVSSMDITQFSRKHIFEPLGLQHTGFIKQIDETTPDPQNHLIKAYSDLIVPTELFKGKPLSGTVHDPLARTLGGISGNAGLFSNADDMVIFAQMFLNGGTYNGVRILSRLSVEMMTSIYPATKEAGRGLGWDISSEYSSNGGDLFPLGGFGHTGYTGTSIWISPATETIVILLTNRVHPKDEHGSAVVRLRSQIANIVASSIL; via the coding sequence ATGAAGGTTAAAAAATACTTTTACTTTTTAGTAACCGCCGTTCTCTTTTTCTCAACAAAGAATACCCTACCTCAATCGTTGCCTGTAGCCAAACCTGCTGAAGTCGAAATGTCTGCGGAGAGGTTGGAAAAAGCCGATCCGGTCATAGAGCATGCGATAAAGGAAGGATATATTCCCGGCGCAGTTCTGCTGGTAGCAAGAAAGGGTAAAGTAGTTCTTCGCAAAGCATACGGGTATGCCCAGTTGACGCCAACCAAAAAGAAGATGAAGCCTGAAATGATATTCGATCTGGCTTCCATCACTAAACCCATGGCAACGGCAACTTCGATAATGATTCTGGTTGAGAACGGTAAAATTCGTTTGCAGGACCATGTAACAGAGTTTGTTCCTGATTTTACCGCTTATCGTGCAACCGATGGAGCCTCAAATAACAGTTCTCGGCTATATCACCTGATGACCCACACTTCCGGACTGCCACCCTATTATAATGCCGACAGCCTGCAAATCAAGTATGGCTATGTTTGTTCAATCGATTCTGCAGCTACTTTTATGGGTACACTTAATAAAAGCAATGCTCCTGGAGACGAATTCCATTATAGTTGTCTTGGCTTTATTACCCAGGCAAAGATTATCAAACAAGTCAGCAGCATGGATATTACCCAGTTTAGCAGAAAACATATTTTTGAACCACTGGGATTACAACACACCGGATTTATAAAACAGATCGATGAAACCACCCCTGATCCGCAAAATCATTTAATCAAGGCTTATTCCGATTTGATTGTGCCGACAGAACTCTTTAAAGGTAAGCCACTTAGCGGAACGGTTCATGATCCTTTGGCTCGAACTCTGGGCGGTATTTCCGGTAATGCCGGTTTGTTTTCCAACGCGGATGATATGGTCATTTTCGCACAGATGTTCCTGAATGGTGGGACCTATAATGGCGTTCGCATCCTGAGTCGATTGAGCGTTGAAATGATGACTTCAATATACCCTGCGACAAAGGAAGCGGGTCGCGGCCTTGGCTGGGATATTTCATCAGAATACTCATCCAATGGCGGCGATCTTTTTCCCCTGGGAGGATTTGGGCATACCGGCTATACCGGCACATCGATCTGGATTAGCCCGGCAACCGAAACAATTGTGATCTTATTAACTAACCGGGTTCATCCCAAGGACGAGCATGGATCGGCTGTTGTTCGACTAAGAAGCCAAATCGCCAACATTGTAGCTAGCTCTATTCTGTAG
- a CDS encoding DUF2520 domain-containing protein has protein sequence MKCGIIGCGRLGRALAVALTNSGIDLVLLVDNNRKLLFTMQRMFPKVKLTWQLSDWPPMDILFITVNDDEINPVAKEIFGSAIDLSGVIAVHTSGALSSTELSPLKEKGALLASMHPVQTFSGTSKDAMSIRKCYFALEGETKALPVMKTLIEKMGANWFELKPEHKSNHHLACILASNYVIALMKMATDLLEPIGLPRSEAKKILLPLMSSAVENISNQSLAMALTGPVARGDAKTVLHHINLLKKQHPGLIELYTSLARTALELAKELPDAKLPDLEKIEGLLEKAGKPK, from the coding sequence ATGAAATGCGGGATCATAGGATGTGGACGGTTAGGCCGGGCGTTAGCAGTAGCTTTAACAAACTCCGGAATCGATTTGGTGCTTTTGGTTGACAATAACCGTAAACTGCTATTTACCATGCAGCGAATGTTTCCTAAAGTAAAGCTAACCTGGCAATTGAGTGATTGGCCGCCAATGGATATTTTATTTATTACTGTAAATGACGATGAGATCAACCCGGTAGCCAAAGAAATCTTCGGAAGTGCAATTGATTTATCGGGTGTTATTGCTGTGCATACCAGCGGTGCACTTTCCTCAACCGAATTATCCCCATTGAAAGAGAAAGGCGCACTCCTTGCTTCCATGCATCCTGTACAAACGTTTTCCGGAACCAGCAAAGATGCTATGAGTATTCGTAAATGTTATTTTGCTTTGGAGGGTGAAACAAAAGCGCTGCCGGTTATGAAAACATTAATTGAGAAAATGGGCGCCAATTGGTTTGAATTGAAACCGGAACATAAATCCAATCATCATCTTGCCTGCATCCTCGCTTCGAATTATGTGATTGCCTTGATGAAAATGGCAACCGATTTACTTGAACCTATCGGACTGCCGCGCAGTGAAGCAAAAAAAATACTTTTGCCACTAATGAGTAGTGCCGTCGAAAATATTTCGAACCAGAGTCTTGCTATGGCGTTAACCGGGCCTGTAGCTCGTGGGGATGCGAAAACCGTACTTCATCATATCAATTTGCTTAAAAAACAGCATCCCGGTTTGATTGAACTGTATACCTCTTTAGCGAGAACTGCATTGGAACTGGCCAAAGAATTACCCGATGCGAAATTGCCAGACCTTGAAAAGATTGAAGGATTGTTGGAGAAGGCAGGTAAACCCAAATGA
- a CDS encoding VTT domain-containing protein: MKGLDLNYSPRQPEPEFSRLSIESKKKLNYLKIIIFLGLAFFSYLVYYFQLLPREQHELFSFFLIMSISCNLIPIPTYPIILYISHDYSLWLIVLVGTIGATISALFEYNIVDFIMKFDRVARLTESRRYQKFARYFDRFSFTSIMVASSIPLPLDFIRIMAITRRYPKIKFLLATMLGRIPRFTIVVFLGMQLAHPRVIAGLLIGITLALELTRRLIKLLQRVPAAERST, from the coding sequence TTGAAAGGATTGGATCTGAATTATTCTCCCAGACAGCCGGAACCAGAGTTTTCCAGGTTAAGTATTGAATCAAAGAAAAAGTTAAACTATCTAAAAATAATTATTTTTTTGGGGCTGGCATTTTTTAGCTACCTGGTTTACTATTTTCAGCTTTTGCCAAGAGAGCAGCATGAGCTTTTCAGTTTTTTCCTTATAATGAGTATCTCCTGTAATTTAATACCCATCCCAACCTACCCAATAATTCTGTACATTTCACATGATTACTCACTGTGGCTAATCGTGTTGGTTGGTACCATTGGCGCTACAATATCCGCTTTGTTTGAATATAACATTGTGGATTTCATCATGAAATTTGATCGCGTTGCCCGCTTAACAGAATCCAGGAGATATCAAAAATTTGCGCGTTATTTCGATCGATTTTCATTTACCAGCATTATGGTTGCCTCATCAATTCCCCTGCCTTTGGATTTCATTCGAATCATGGCAATAACCCGAAGGTATCCCAAAATTAAATTTCTTCTCGCCACTATGCTTGGCCGGATCCCCAGGTTTACAATAGTTGTATTTTTAGGCATGCAATTAGCGCATCCTAGAGTAATAGCCGGTTTATTAATCGGAATAACGCTTGCGTTAGAATTAACTCGCCGCTTGATTAAATTGTTACAAAGAGTGCCGGCAGCAGAACGCAGCACTTGA
- a CDS encoding DUF2851 family protein produces the protein MDQPFDNLSENFLYHIWDGLHLRLKELMTMDGRRIEIIHRGKWNMDSGPDFLGAILKFNESLIKGDVEIHIRVSDWFNHNHQNDAAYNNVILHAVLQKPAKPTPAVTESGRIPQTLILGDFLDESLSRLRARVDKIQAEPPKSWPDICLLSGKENPKILQRLEFWGLERLNQKKQRFLEERSYFQFNDLFYQGLCEALGYSKNQNPFLKLALLLSLDKIWTLLSHNDHESMLEKLQGVLFGAAGFLEQTNEKKESYPESTRKFVNGLCSHWVEFKKQYSMTNLDKSEWRFLRLRPSNFPTVRLAGLCRLLLLKRSTGFMEPVLSIFRDLKNKPQKIFNQLQRQFIVPGYGFWQDHVRFEEAEFSSKKPLTLIGTSKAREIVINVVLPVVSGYAEETEDYELLSLVKQTYLIAPKNQSNELTRKMDKQVFKNKSKEITPALSACHQQGFIYLAKLMCPNWHCYECIHPKHEIDSPPSHNE, from the coding sequence TTGGATCAACCATTTGACAACTTAAGCGAAAATTTCCTTTACCATATTTGGGATGGACTTCATTTAAGACTTAAAGAACTGATGACCATGGATGGCCGGCGCATCGAGATCATCCATCGCGGCAAATGGAATATGGATTCGGGCCCCGATTTTCTCGGCGCCATACTAAAATTTAATGAATCGTTAATCAAAGGGGATGTTGAAATCCATATCCGGGTTAGTGACTGGTTTAATCATAACCATCAGAATGATGCTGCCTATAATAATGTAATCTTACATGCAGTCCTTCAAAAACCTGCAAAACCAACACCGGCGGTGACTGAATCCGGTAGAATTCCTCAGACACTTATCCTCGGTGATTTCCTGGATGAATCACTTTCCAGGTTGAGAGCTCGCGTTGATAAAATACAAGCGGAACCGCCGAAAAGCTGGCCGGATATATGTCTCCTTAGCGGTAAAGAAAACCCTAAAATCTTACAGCGTCTGGAATTTTGGGGACTTGAGCGGCTAAATCAAAAAAAACAAAGATTTTTGGAAGAACGTTCCTATTTTCAATTTAATGATCTTTTTTACCAGGGATTATGTGAAGCGCTGGGGTATAGCAAGAATCAAAATCCGTTTCTTAAGTTGGCGCTGTTGTTAAGCCTGGATAAAATTTGGACTTTGCTATCTCATAACGATCATGAATCGATGTTAGAAAAGTTACAGGGTGTTTTATTTGGGGCCGCCGGTTTTTTGGAGCAGACGAATGAAAAAAAAGAAAGTTATCCCGAATCGACCCGAAAATTTGTGAATGGTTTATGTTCTCATTGGGTTGAATTTAAAAAGCAATATTCCATGACCAATCTGGATAAAAGCGAATGGCGATTTTTACGGCTTCGACCGAGCAATTTTCCGACGGTTCGCCTTGCGGGTCTTTGCCGATTACTTTTGCTTAAACGGTCAACTGGATTTATGGAACCGGTTCTGTCCATATTTCGTGATTTAAAAAATAAGCCGCAAAAAATATTCAACCAGTTGCAGCGGCAATTTATTGTACCGGGTTATGGATTTTGGCAGGATCATGTTCGCTTTGAAGAAGCTGAGTTTTCTTCTAAGAAACCATTGACATTGATCGGTACCAGCAAGGCACGGGAAATTGTGATTAATGTGGTCTTGCCGGTTGTCTCCGGTTATGCGGAAGAAACCGAAGATTATGAACTCTTATCACTCGTCAAGCAAACCTATCTCATAGCGCCAAAAAACCAAAGCAATGAACTTACCCGCAAAATGGACAAACAGGTATTCAAAAACAAATCCAAAGAAATCACCCCTGCACTGTCTGCCTGCCACCAGCAAGGATTTATTTATTTGGCAAAATTAATGTGTCCGAATTGGCATTGTTATGAATGTATACATCCCAAACATGAAATAGATTCGCCCCCCAGCCATAATGAATGA
- a CDS encoding UPF0175 family protein: protein MTLSIELPDIKPLKGIGDQYLRELLVVSLYNIGKISAKEAGQILSIGRREFEELLPRFGYSILNDSEDNIEIELNA, encoded by the coding sequence ATGACTTTATCAATTGAGTTGCCAGACATTAAGCCCTTAAAAGGAATAGGTGATCAGTATCTTAGGGAATTGCTGGTTGTTTCACTTTATAACATTGGCAAAATTTCCGCGAAGGAAGCCGGGCAAATCCTATCTATTGGCCGGAGAGAATTTGAAGAGTTACTTCCTCGATTTGGGTATTCAATTCTAAATGATTCCGAAGATAATATTGAAATAGAATTGAATGCATAG
- a CDS encoding glucose-1-phosphate adenylyltransferase yields the protein MHRVVALILAGGRVDELHPFTKYRPKSAVPFGGVYRIIDFSLSNLMHSRVSVVGLLSQYRSSPLINHILDGSSWDLSGKKRSLTLLPPFLGEKENDWYDGTVDAVNQNLNFIQMADPEMVLILSGDHIYKMNYQDIIDYHVKKNADLTIGFIRNEPSQSYRFGVADIDNEDGITGGKVLEYYEKPAEKSFNWASMTVFVFNTKFLYKCLEEFIPVDRSPETIEFGRNIIPKLVNNPGRSDKIYGYKFKGYWAYTRTLSEYWHSNMDVLYNRFIDLEFWQVRTNLKHRGIDSRVPAIFKQGSGVKNSLVCKGCIIHGKVENSILSPGVVVGKGSEIYNSIIMFDSKIGDNVFLNNSIIDVDVTISSGLEFGNQSNLEANPKELKAISEGEKRD from the coding sequence ATGCATAGAGTCGTCGCGTTAATATTGGCGGGCGGACGGGTAGACGAGCTTCATCCCTTTACCAAGTATCGCCCCAAATCAGCCGTTCCGTTTGGCGGGGTATATCGCATCATTGATTTTTCTCTTAGTAATCTCATGCATTCCAGGGTTTCGGTCGTCGGTTTGTTATCACAATACCGCTCATCGCCGCTGATCAACCATATCCTGGACGGCAGCTCCTGGGATTTGTCGGGCAAAAAAAGATCCTTAACTCTATTACCGCCATTTCTTGGTGAAAAAGAAAATGATTGGTATGATGGCACAGTAGACGCCGTGAACCAAAACCTTAATTTTATTCAGATGGCTGATCCTGAGATGGTGCTGATTTTATCCGGGGATCATATTTACAAAATGAATTACCAGGATATTATTGATTATCATGTCAAAAAGAATGCGGATTTAACCATCGGGTTTATTCGCAATGAACCCAGTCAGTCTTATCGTTTTGGTGTTGCAGATATCGATAATGAAGATGGCATTACTGGCGGCAAAGTACTGGAATATTATGAAAAGCCCGCAGAAAAGTCTTTTAATTGGGCTTCCATGACGGTTTTCGTTTTTAACACAAAATTTCTTTACAAATGCCTGGAAGAGTTTATCCCGGTTGATCGATCTCCCGAAACAATAGAATTTGGCCGGAATATTATCCCAAAACTTGTGAACAATCCCGGTAGATCTGATAAAATATATGGCTACAAATTTAAAGGCTATTGGGCGTATACACGTACACTTTCGGAATATTGGCACTCGAATATGGATGTTTTGTATAACCGCTTCATCGACCTCGAGTTCTGGCAAGTGCGCACAAATTTAAAACACCGCGGAATTGATAGCCGGGTACCCGCAATTTTTAAACAAGGTTCAGGAGTAAAAAACAGTTTGGTTTGTAAAGGATGTATCATTCATGGAAAGGTTGAGAATAGTATTCTTTCACCTGGAGTGGTTGTGGGTAAAGGCTCTGAAATTTACAACTCAATTATCATGTTCGACAGTAAGATTGGCGATAATGTATTTTTAAACAACTCGATTATCGATGTAGATGTAACGATTTCATCAGGATTGGAATTTGGCAACCAATCGAACCTGGAAGCAAATCCGAAAGAATTAAAGGCCATATCAGAAGGTGAGAAAAGGGATTGA
- a CDS encoding NTP transferase domain-containing protein, which translates to MSQTLAMILAGGVGKRLSILSKLRAKPAVPFGGIYRIIDFTLSNVMNSGVNDVAVLPQYRPLSLVEHIGIGVPWDFNGRTRSISILSPSTGKKDSDWYRGTADALRQNLDHIQHFGSKYVLLLSGDHIYKMDYGEIINYHKDKDADVTVAMIDVPLGEAHQYGIGTLDSNGKIDQWFEKPKDPPGNLASMGVYVFSTNFLIEQLQKLSGDDFGHDLIPVFVERYNAFGFVFKGYWRDVGTVKAYWETNMDILHDSSGLNLKEWDVATNFDEEGRVGDRPPAFISSVAEISNSMLAQGCKIMGTVENSIISPGVFVGADTVIRNSIILHDTHIKNGSQLDYCIIDKDVEIGNSCILGDIAANPDNLCLIGKHSFIPDNVKIGKFCKVYPRTDLSKQATLEYKEYQEIGTPI; encoded by the coding sequence ATGAGTCAAACATTAGCAATGATCCTGGCGGGAGGGGTCGGTAAGCGATTGAGTATATTATCCAAACTGCGGGCCAAGCCGGCTGTGCCGTTTGGCGGAATTTACCGGATTATCGATTTTACACTCAGTAATGTCATGAATTCAGGTGTTAATGACGTGGCCGTTCTACCTCAATATCGCCCCCTTTCTTTGGTTGAACATATTGGTATCGGTGTTCCCTGGGATTTTAACGGAAGAACACGGAGCATCAGCATTTTATCGCCCAGCACCGGCAAAAAGGATTCGGACTGGTACCGCGGTACGGCGGACGCTTTACGGCAAAATTTAGATCATATTCAACATTTCGGATCAAAATATGTCCTGTTGCTTTCCGGCGATCATATTTACAAAATGGATTATGGCGAGATCATAAATTATCATAAAGATAAGGACGCAGATGTGACGGTTGCCATGATCGATGTACCATTGGGTGAAGCACATCAGTATGGTATCGGAACCCTGGATTCGAATGGAAAGATCGATCAGTGGTTTGAAAAACCGAAAGATCCCCCGGGTAATTTGGCTTCTATGGGCGTTTATGTTTTTTCGACAAATTTTTTAATTGAACAGTTACAAAAGCTTTCCGGCGATGATTTTGGCCATGATTTGATCCCGGTCTTCGTGGAAAGATACAACGCTTTTGGCTTCGTATTTAAGGGGTATTGGCGCGATGTGGGAACCGTAAAAGCCTATTGGGAAACCAATATGGATATTCTACATGATAGCTCCGGGTTGAATTTGAAAGAATGGGACGTCGCAACGAACTTTGACGAAGAGGGACGGGTTGGGGATCGTCCGCCGGCTTTTATTTCCTCAGTGGCTGAAATCAGCAATTCGATGCTTGCCCAGGGTTGTAAAATTATGGGTACGGTTGAAAATTCAATTATATCCCCCGGGGTCTTTGTCGGTGCAGACACAGTGATTCGTAATTCCATTATTTTACATGATACTCACATTAAGAATGGTTCACAATTAGATTATTGTATCATTGATAAAGATGTAGAAATTGGCAATAGCTGTATTCTTGGGGATATAGCTGCAAACCCGGATAACCTCTGCTTAATTGGAAAACATTCCTTCATTCCGGATAATGTAAAGATTGGAAAATTCTGTAAAGTTTACCCGCGCACCGATCTCAGCAAACAAGCCACACTTGAGTACAAAGAATACCAGGAAATTGGAACTCCAATCTAG